Proteins encoded by one window of Haematobia irritans isolate KBUSLIRL chromosome 2, ASM5000362v1, whole genome shotgun sequence:
- the PIG-U gene encoding phosphatidylinositol glycan anchor biosynthesis class U, producing the protein MEKHTIKWLLLGGAIRLYLSTTEWGSILSNRVEISTPLNSFKRVQEGMYLLKQNINPYDGDMVHEIPLVLWFLTIAADYLKGWLPVLYVITDIATACILYNVSKIFVRKKLQHQTKEIAQYAKDTEELQYQQKDESNIPFLVMMAYLFNPLSIFNCAGLTSTVFSNMFLSLALYALVDYRVLLFFICVAIEAHRNLYPVVLLAPAVLVFNKNNKLKKILHVAAFFVILSAILLMLNYVLMGKRSWNFVDGTLGFIFFYRDLQPNIGLFWYFFTEMFEHFRTMFLITFQMNATVLYLVPLSLKLRKEPILLATILIGLMSIFRAYPCVGDVAFYLALLPLWKRSWKFMVHNFIVFCFFVVSLCMLPALWHLWIYSGSANANFYFGATLAFSTGQIFLVTDLLFAYVKREFCLYNGQKIVVHGKEAKIVLG; encoded by the exons ATGGAAAAACATACTATTAAATGGCTGTTACTGGGAGGAGCGATACGCCTCTATTTATCTACCACAGAATGGGGCAGTATATTATCAAATCGAGTGGAAATTTCTACGCCACTAAATTCCTTCAAAAGAG TGCAGGAAGGAATGTATCTTCTGAAGCAAAACATCAATCCCTACGATGGAGATATGGTCCATGAAATACCTTTAGTGCTTTGGTTTTTAACCATTGCCGCAGACTATCTTAAGGGATGGCTACCTGTATTGTATGTTATAACCGATATAGCTACCGCTTGTATACTTTATAATGTTAGCAAAATATTCGTCCGCAAAAAACTGCAACACCAAACCAAGGAAATTGCTCAATATGCCAAAGACACAGAAGAGCTACAATACCAACAAAAAGATGAAAGCAATATACCATTTCTTGTTATGATGGCATATCTTTTCAATCCTCTATCGATTTTCAATTGTGCCGGCCTCACATCGACTGTCTTCAGTAATATGTTCTTATCATTGGCCTTATATGCGCTAGTGGACTATCGAGTGCTGTTGTTTTTCATTTGTGTAGCTATAGAGGCACATCGTAACCTCTATCCTGTTGTACTGTTGGCTCCGGCGGTTTtggttttcaacaaaaataacaaactgAAAAAGATATTACATGTGGCTgcattttttgtgattttaagcGCTATATTGCTAATGCTCAACTATGTGctaatgggcaaacgaagttggaATTTTGTGGATGGTACTTTGGGATTTAT ATTCTTTTATCGTGATCTGCAGCCTAACATTGGGTTATTCTGGTATTTCTTCACGGAAATGTTCGAACATTTTCGTACTATGTTTTTGATCACATTTCAAATGAATGCGACCGTTTTGTATTTGGTGCCATTGTCATTGAAACTGCGTAAGGAACCCATTTTGCTGGCAACTATTTTAATCGGCTTAATGTCAATATTTCGAGCATATCCTTGTGTAGGCGATGTTGCCTTTTATTTGGCACTGTTGCCTCTGTGGAAACGTTCTTGGAAAT TTATGGTGCATAACTTTATAGTTTTCTGTTTCTTTGTGGTTTCGTTATGTATGCTACCAGCTTTGTGGCATTTATGGATATATTCTGGTTCAGCCAATGCCAATTTCTATTTTGGAGCAACATTAGCATTTTCTACGGGTCAG ATTTTCCTAGTCACCGATCTATTGTTTGCCTAtgttaaaagagaattttgcctTTATAATGGTCAAAAAATTGTGGTCCATGGTAAAGAGGCAAAAATTGTTTTAGGCTAA
- the LOC142223967 gene encoding U3 small nucleolar ribonucleoprotein MPP10 has product MKNKKNIRKSMPAVKQELKIEDNLQEINQCLLKLTAEPDQFLTAQPKKCKDIQKMLQTLYGIAVECDITNKGNHEILPELVVEDMDEEQIWQQLELRNGAVFQDMIKTTANLMALREQKLEVHLKEDGENEDMEAEEEEGSGGELDQDQMQASDDDMDEDLDENDDAEEEEEDETEDEQKNEDLFEPAKKRKQKPKRSSVVDDKFFKLDEMEAFLEAEEAKEARKEKGKLLATDDDGINYFDEDLGDDDSEDEESNPNYKDFFDDEMDEEEATSEVSKKKQKGKKHKDHFAPDESNDNVEKGDDEDDMGNDNEYDNEDDNADEEKSQNIEQDENSDDNSEGSDDDADPKEDEPKSSFEIRQARLEQRIRDYEEEVLGEKPWQLKGEVQATNRPQNSLLEEVLEFESTVRPAPIITEETTRRLEDIIKQRIKDKAWDDVERTVKPIHTPQEYRKQLVLDQEKSKESLAHIYEKEYQRELEKLNPNQDPNEPEEPKEHKEIRNLMKDLFIKLDALSNFHFTPKPVAPEPKIITNTPAVAMEEVAPVAVSDAKLLAPEEVFRGPKHELVGKSERTKTDKNRALRKKKSKQKAIHHALEAKDMQKQKMGIPLSKKEESAKLMKKLTKQRNVEKVTASNDQGALKSSKAFFTKLQDQSSGNNSTTKVNKKKQDSKSLSAKKLKL; this is encoded by the exons atgaaaaacaagaaaaatattcgtaaaagtaTGCCGGCTGTGAAGCAAGAACTCAAAATTGAAGATAATCTTCAAGAAATTAATCAATGTCTGCTGAAATTAACAGCAGAACCAGATCAATTTCTCAC AGCTCAACCTAAAAAATGCAAAGATATTCAGAAAATGCTACAAACTTTGTATGGTATAGCGGTAGAATGTGACATTACCAACAAAGGCAATCACGAAATACTACCCGAATTAGTTGTCGAGGACATGGACGAGGAGCAAATATGGCAACAATTGGAACTACGTAATGGTGCAGTTTTTCAGGATATGATAAAGACTACGGCAAATTTAATGGCTTTGCGGGAGCAAAAACTAGAAGTTCATTTAAAGGAAGATGGTGAAAATGAGGATATGGAAGCTGAAGAGGAAGAAGGAAGTGGGGGAGAATTGGATCAGGATCAAATGCAGGCAAGCGATGACGATATGGACGAAGACTTAGATGAAAATGATGATGctgaggaggaggaggaggatgAAACTGAAGACGAGCAAAAAAATGAGGACTTATTTGAACCGGCAAAGAAACGTAAACAGAAACCAAAGCGTTCATCCGTTGTGGATGACAAGTTCTTTAAACTTGATGAAATGGAAGCTTTCTTGGAGGCAGAAGAAGCCAAAGAGGCAAGAAAAGAAAAGGGCAAACTTCTAGCTACCGATGATGATGGCATTAATTACTTTGATGAAGATTTGGGAGACGATGATTCTGAAGATGAGGAATCCAATCCTAACTACAAAGATTTCTTTGATGATGAGATGGACGAAGAGGAAGCCACTAGCGAAGTTtccaagaaaaaacaaaaaggaaaaaaacacaAGGACCATTTCGCCCCTGACGAAAGTAATGACAATGTGGAGAAAGGGGATGATGAAGATGATATGGGTAACGACAATGAATATGATAACGAAGATGACAATGCCGATGAAGAGAAAAGTCAAAATATTGAACAAGATGAAAATTCGGACGACAACTCTGAAGGATCCGACGATGATGCTGATCCCAAGGAAGATGAACCCAAATCTTCGTTTGAAATAAGGCAAGCAAGACTGGAACAACGGATAAGAGATTATGAAGAAGAAGTTCTAGGTGAAAAGCCATGGCAATTGAAGGGTGAAGTTCAAGCTACCAATCGTCCTCAAAATTCTTTACTTGAAGAAGTCTTAGAATTTGAATCAACTGTACGACCAGCTCCTATCATTACTGAAGAAACCACCCGCCGTCTCGAAGATATTATAAAACAACGAATTAAAGACAAAGCCTGGGATGATGTTGAGCGGACAGTGAAACCAATACACACCCCACAAGAATATCGCAAACAATTGGTCTTAGATCAAGAGAAATCCAAGGAATCACTAGCCCACATATACGAGAAGGAGTATCAACGTGAATTGGAAAAACTTAATCCCAATCAAGATCCTAACGAACCAGAAGAGCCCAAGGAACACAAAGAAATTCGTAACCTTATGAAagatttgttcataaaacttgaTGCTCTTTCCAATTTCCATTTCACACCGAAACCAGTGGCGCCAGAACCGAAAATTATTACCAATACACCGGCTGTGGCAATGGAAGAAGTTGCACCCGTTGCTGTTAGTGATGCCAAATTATTGGCACCCGAAGAAGTTTTCCGTGGTCCTAAACATGAACTTGTTGGTAAATCCGAAAGAACCAAGACCGACAAAAATCGTGCTTTACGCAAAAAGAAATCCAAACAAAAAGCAATTCATCATGCCTTGGAAGCTAAGgatatgcaaaaacaaaaaatgggtATACCACTATCGAAAAAAGAAGAAAGTGCCAAGCTTATGAAGAAATTGACAAAACAGAGAAATGTAGAAAAG GTAACTGCCAGCAACGATCAAGGAGCCCTAAAATCTTCCAAGGCATTCTTCACCAAGTTACAAGACCAGTCATCAGGCAACAACAGCACGACGAAGGTGAACAAAAAGAAACAGGATTCAAAATCATTGTCagcgaaaaaattaaaactttag